A window of the Lactuca sativa cultivar Salinas chromosome 7, Lsat_Salinas_v11, whole genome shotgun sequence genome harbors these coding sequences:
- the LOC111912891 gene encoding pentatricopeptide repeat-containing protein At5g43790, which yields MKKSSNPFIRNPILQILQSKCKTLDTYQQAHAQIITTGLILHTYPLTQLLSAILSSTLPTSLSYALTIFDRVPNPTTYIFNTLISSILTHHNHHGQRTHLAFSLYNQILCIRAIKPNSYSYPSLFKACGSNPIWVKHGRALHTHVLKFLDPTEYDQFVQASLVSFYSKCGKFGVCRYLFDQISEPDLGLWNSILSAYNSSADDTGSSMEVLCLFSDMQRGSKIKPNEISFVALINACADLGAFSEGIWAHLYMVKNNLKLNRFVVTSLIDLFVNCGFLEFACQVFDELPKKDIFCYNAMIRGFATHGYGHEAIDLFNKLLLEGLAPDDVTMVLIISACSHVGLVDEGCELFYSMRERYGVEPKLEHYGCLVDLLGRAGRVNEALEKIRAMPMEPNAVLWRSLLSATRNHGNLEIGEVALEHLIKLEPETSGNYVLLSNVYADMNKWEGVKRVRRLMKDNGIEKAQGMSVVDV from the coding sequence ATGAAAAAATCTTCAAAtcctttcattagaaacccaattcttcaaattttgcaaagtaAATGCAAAACCCTAGACACATATCAACAAGCTCATGCCCAAATCATCACAACTGGTCTTATCCTTCACACTTACCCCCTTACCCAACTCCTCTCAGCGATCTTATCCTCCACCCTACCCACCTCCTTATCCTACGCACTAACCATCTTCGATCGAGTGCCTAACCCGACCACTTACATTTTCAACACCCTCATCTCGTCAATCCTCACCCATCATAACCACCATGGCCAACGTACCCACTTGGCTTTCTCGCTTTACAATCAAATTCTATGTATACGAGCAATCAAACCTAATTCTTACTCATACCCATCTCTTTTCAAGGCATGTGGGTCTAACCCCATTTGGGTCAAACATGGTCGAGCCCTACACACACATGTATTGAAGTTTCTTGACCCCACCGAGTATGATCAGTTTGTTCAAGCTTCATTGGTTAGTTTTTATTCAAAATGTGGGAAATTTGGTGTTTGTAGGTATCTTTTTGATCAAATTAGTGAACCTGATTTGGGTTTATGGAATTCTATATTATCCGCTTATAATTCCAGTGCTGATGATACTGGTTCGTCAATGGAGGTTCTATGTTTGTTTAGTGATATGCAGAGAGgttccaaaatcaagcctaatgAAATCAGTTTTGTAGCACTGATCAATGCCTGCGCTGATTTGGGTGCTTTTAGTGAAGGAATTTGGGCACATTTGTATATGGTAAAGAATAATCTGAAGCTTAATCGGTTTGTTGTGACATCTTTGATTGATCTTTTTGTGAACTGTGGGTTCTTGGAGTTTGCATGCCAAGTGTTTGATGAATTGCCTAAGAAAGACATATTTTGTTATAACGCAATGATTAGAGGATTCGCTACTCATGGGTATGGGCATGAAGCGATTGATCTCTTTAATAAATTGTTGTTGGAAGGGTTAGCTCCTGATGATGTTACAATGGTGTTGATAATCTCTGCTTGTTCACATGTGGGATTGGTGGATGAAGGTTGTGAGCTTTTTTATTCGATGAGGGAGAGATATGGGGTCGAGCCAAAGCTTGAACATTATGGGTGCTTGGTTGACCTTTTGGGTCGAGCCGGGCGGGTCAATGAGGCCTTGGAAAAGATCCGGGCCATGCCCATGGAGCCTAATGCGGTTCTATGGAGATCTTTACTAAGTGCAACGAGAAACCATGGGAATTTAGAGATTGGTGAGGTGGCACTTGAGCATTTGATTAAATTAGAGCCTGAAACTAGTGGGAATTATGTCCTTTTATCCAATGTTTATGCGGATATGAACAAATGGGAAGGTGTTAAACGTGTTAGGAGACTAATGAAAGATAATGGCATTGAGAAAGCACAAGGAATGAGCGTTGTTGATGTATAA